The DNA segment AGACGATCAGAGTATCCGGCACGTTTACCATGGTCCAAAACTCCGGCATCGGAGCTGCAAAATGCAGTGTCAGATTAAAATCATCGATTTTTTCTAATTCGCCGATATAGTTTCTCCATCCCTTTACAACGGAATCCGGGAGATGTTCTTTATCATCACGCAGACGTTCCAGGGAAAAGATCACGTCATCGGCTGTCAGAAGTTCACCGTTGGTAAAATACACATCGTCACGGAGATGGAAGGTAATGGAGCTGTAATCCTCAGCCATTTCCCATTCCTTTGCCACCCACGGAATCGTATTTCCCTCGTCATCCTTGCTCAAAAGCCCGTCAAAAACAAGATAGTCCAGTTCAAAGTTCGGGTTCTGAGTTGACTGAGACCACTTGTCCAGAGTATTGATGGAAGAGGTCATCTGATAAACGATGCTTTCCGTCGCATCTTTCTCCGTCCATCCTTCTGGCTGTTCCAGGCTGAAAGTCTCCTCTGCCAGCGTTTCCGCCGCACTTTCCGTACTCCCGGCGGCTGTCGTCTCTTCACTTTTTTCACTAGCCGCTGTCTGCTGCGCCGTGCTGCTTTCCTGTCCGCCGCCGCATGCTGCAAGAGAAGTTGTCATGCATATGGCCAAACCTGCTGCCGCGAGTTTCCTAAAGATTTTTCTCATACAAAATTTCCTCCTTAATTTTTATTTCCTGCGGTTTCCCGCATTCTTTTCTCATAATTCCTTTCGCTTGTATCAGTCATCCACAAGCCGCTTTCTCCGTTTCCATGCACCACTGTAATAATAGGAAGCATGAACCAGGATCGGGCCGATTCTAGCAAACGAATTTCCCATAAAAAATCCAACGACTCCCATATTCAGATGGATACCGAAAAGCCAGCATAGCGCCAGCCGGAATACCACACCGTCCAGGACTCCTGCCAGAAAAGAGAGTTTGGAATTCCCCGTTCCTGTTGTGATAATGTCATAGCATCCCATCAAAGCCGAAAGTCCACAGCAAGATGCCGCCACCAGCATGATGGACGGCGCATATGCCATAACAGCAGGGTCCTCTGTGAAAATTCCGAATATCGTTTCTGGAAACAGAAGGAAAACCGTCGATAAAAATGCGGCTGCCAAAAGTGTGATCTTAAGAGCAGCATACAAAGTTTCCTTAACTCTTTCGTAAAATCCGGCGCCGATATTCTGTCCGGCGATGGAGCCTCCCGCACTTTTGATGCTCTGTGTCACAATGCTGGACATCGTAATAATCTTTTCCACAATCCCATAGGCGGCCGAAGCCGCTACACCAAGCCCATTGACAAAACGAAGAATGACAAGCTGCGTTCCCTGAATCAGGATTGTCTGAAGCGCCATCGGAACCCCGATTGCCATCATAATTTTCAATTTCTGAATATCAATACGAAAGCTTTTTACCTTGAAATCGAACAGAAACAGCTCTCTGTGCCTGTAAAGGTAGAGAATGGAAAAAGAAAAAGCGAATCCCTGGCCAATCACGGTGGCAAGTGCTGTCCCTGCCGCTCCCATCCTGAACACAACCACAAACACCAAGTCCAGGATTAAATTTGTCAAGGCTGCAATAGCAATAAAAAGCAGCGGTCTCTTGGAATCTCCCATGCCTCTTAAAACAGAGCTGACTGCATTATAGCCGAATACCAATGGCATTCCTGCACTGGTAATCCGAAAGTAAGAAAGCGCCGCGTTAAAAGACGCCTCCGGTGTATCCAACAGCCTGAGTACTGTTTCCGAAAAAAGAAAACTTAACAGCCCAGCCGCAAAAGACAAAACTGCCAAATAAGAAAACAGCGTTCCGATTGCTGCACTCACATCTTTTTTAACTGATCCGGCCCCAATCTGCTGTGCAATATAGATCTGACCGCCAGCCGCCAGCCCTACGCTTATATTGGTGCACATGCTTAAAAGCTTTCCTCCAAGTGTAACTGCCACAATTCCCGTACTTCCGACAAATCTTCCGATAATAATCATATCTACCATGTTATAAAGATCCGTCAAAAGGTTTGCAAGTAAAAAGGGGATCATAAAGGCAATCAAAAGATGGGAAATATTCCCTTTGGTAAAATCGGTTCCTATTGTTTCCACCCCTCACCTCCCAATCATGACCTGAGACCCGGTTGGATCATATCTCTTCCTTTCCCAATACAAAAAGATATGTATCCGCGCCTTAAGTCATTTTCTTTTTAGATATCTTTTATACTAAAATACCACATTGAAAGATTGCCATCAATAGGATAAATTGACAAAGAATCATTTTTTATTTATGCATTTTAACTAACAGTGTTCATTTTCAAAAACTGTATATTGTTAGGTTTTTATGTGGCTCTTATGATATTTCCTTATTGCAAAATCTTTCGGCAGACCTTACAATATAGAAAAGAAAAAGATATCTTTCCGTTTTTTTATCATAATATGAATACTGGAGGAAATTTGTATATGTGTGCAAAAGCACCGAAATATATTGAAGTATATTCCAAGATACGCCAGGCGATCCTGACAGGCGAATTCCCGGCAGGCTCTTTCCTTCCCACGGAGAATGAGCTGATGGAACTTTATGATGTAAGCAAAACAACGGTGCGCCATGCCGTAAAGCTTTTAAGGGAGCATGACCTCGTAGAGGTTCGGCAAGGCAGCGGAACAAAAGTCCTCCCGGTCGAACAGCAGACCGTCATCCACTCCAAATATCATAATCCCGGTTCTTCCACAAATGTTGTAATCCACTATACGACCCATGGAAAAGGCGAAGTCAACAATACAAAAGCCGTAATCGATCTGGTGCCGGCAGATGAAACGGCAGCAGCAGCTCTTGAAATTCCGGCCGGTTCCATGGTTTACCGCCTCCAGCGGCTTCAGCTTATAGATGGGACTGTCTTTGGATATATGGTAAATTACATACCACAGTCCCTGGCTCCCGACCTGAATACCCGGGGAGAGCTTCTCACAGACCTTTATGGCTTTCTGTTCCGCAATTACGGGATCCGGGTTACAGAGATCCGTGAAACCGTCGATGCCAGGGTAGCCGGCTTTATGGAAGCCCAGTATCTCCAGGTGGATATCAATACGCCGCTTGTTCTCCTGCGCCGGATTGCAGCCGGCGATACAGCTCCCGTGGAATACTGCGAGACAACGGTGCGTCCCGATATTTTTCATATGACTGTCACCGTCGATAAACCGGGCACTGCGGATTCGCAGCCATATTTGTAGCTTTTTGCCCCGGCCCGTACCGTCTGGCATGTTTTTCAAATTCATTTTGAGGAATACGCATAGACCAGCATACAGGCCGGGAAACCGTGTCATCAGATGTTTTTTCTTTCTCATCACAAATTTTCAAACTTCATCTTGACTTCTATTTTGTTCTGATCTATAATCGAATTAGATATAAATCAAATATCTTTTTTGGATATCATTTCAATGTCTATCTTCCTTTCCCAAACAACTGCCCTGCTGCCCACATTCCGGCCCCGGCAGGTGACACAGAACAACTCCGCAGTCATTTTATCAGCACATATTAAACAGGAAAGAAAGGTAGGATTTCATATGGCTATTTTAAAGGTACTCACAAAATACGGCACTGTTGTCGGTGTTCCGGGAAAGAATGCCAGAAATACTGTATTTCGCGGTGTCCCCTACGCACAGCCGCCGGTCGGTGCCCTTCGTTTCGCGCCGCCAAGGGAGCCAATTCCGTGGGATGGAGAACTTTTCTGCACGGAATATTCGGCTTCTTCCATACAAAGGGAACCCGTCTCACCCAGTATTCACACCGTCTCTGAAGACTCCCTATACCTAAACATCTGGACGCCGGCCGAATCCCCGGAAGAAAAGCTCCCCGTCATGTTCTGGATCCACGGCGGCGGCTTCATCGCCGGTTCCGGCACTTCGCCAAATTTTTCCGGCGAGGCCTTAAACGCCCACGGCGTCATCCTCGTAACCATCAACTACCGTCTCGGCGCTCTTGGTTATCTGGCGCTTCCGGAGCTTTTGGAACGGGACGGAACCACCGGGAACTACGGGCTTCTCGACCAGATTGCCGCCCTCAAGTGGGTGCATGAAAACATCGCCGCCTTTGGAGGCGACCCGGACAACATCACCGTCTTCGGCTTTTCAGCCGGCGGCATGTCCACCCGCATGCTCATGTGCTCCCCGCTCTCCCGCGGCATGATAAGCAAAATCATCGTGGAGTCCGGCGGCGGCATTACGGATTCCGACTATTACCGGCCGCTTTCCGAAAAAATGGATATCTGCGTCCGGGGCATGAAAAAGCTGGGCTGGACACTCTCCGACCTCATGGAAAAGGACGCCCGGGAAATCTTTTCCGCGCTCCATGATGCTACCGCAGATGAGCTGGAGCCATGGGAAAAATCTGTGTTCCAGCCTGATGTGGATGACTGGTCGCTCCTTGACACGCCCGGCGTCAGCCTCTGGAAAGGCGACTGTGCCGACGTTCCGGTCATGGCAGGCTCCGTTACCGGCGACAACGGATGGATTAAAATCGTCCGTCACGAAGTCACCGACGAATCCATGATTCCGGCCTTCGTCTACTCCCGCGGCGTCTCCTGGGCGGCGCGCCAGGCAGAAACCGGCCGGAGACCGCTCTATACCTACCATTTCGAGCGGACGCAGCCAAAAAAGTACTGGGCCAGCGAAGCAAATAAAACGCCTCACGGAAGCGAGATTCCCTATGTAATGGGTACCATAAACCCGGAGGAATTCGGAGAATACGACTTCGAGCTCTCCCGCATGATGACCGCTTACTGGGCCAATTTTGCCAAAACGGGAAATCCCAACGGCCCGGGGCTTAAGAACTGGCCGCTCTATACTCTGGACGAGCCGGTTTCCATGCATTTTACCGACACTGGGTACCAGGCTGAGCCTCTGGCGAAGACGGAATCTGAGAAACGGGCCATCCGTTTTGTCACCGATCATCCCGGTGTCATCCGCTCTCTGAAAGGACTTTAAATGTACAATAGGAGCCGTTGCAAAATAGATGAGTAATCATCTATGGAGCAGCGGCTCCTTTTTTATGCCCTGAAAACAGAAAACGGACCCTGAAGAGCCCGTAATCCATGGTATAATAAGATATGACCAGTAAATTAAAATACCATAAAAATTATACCGAATTCGGTGAGCCTTATCAACTGGTTTTGCCATTAAATTTGGAAGGTTTGGTTCCTGATGATGATTCTGTTCGACTGCTGAGCCACGAATTGGAGGATTTAGATTACAGCTTGCTGTATCAGGCTTACTCTGCCAAAGGCAGAAATCCGGCAGTGGACCCAAAGACCATGTTCAAGATCCTGACTTATGCCTATTCCCAGAACATCTATTCATCCAGAAAAATTGAAACCGCATGCAGACGCGACATCAACTTTATGTGGCTGCTTGCCGGACAAAAAGCACCGGATCACAGCACCATTGCCCGTTTCCGAACCGGTTTTCTGGCAGATGCCTGTGAAAATCTGTTCTACCAGATGGTCTGCCGCCTGGAAGCAAGCGGAGAATTATCAAAAGAAACCGTATTTATTGATGGGACAAAACTGGAAGCCTGTGCCAATAAATATACCTTCGTCTGGAAGAAATCGGTGGGGAAATGGGAAGCAAAGATGTACGAACGGATTCAGGAGGCAGTCTGTCTTCTGAACCAGGATTATATCTGCGGGTTCCATGTGGGAGAGGAAAGCCGTACCCAGGANNNNNNNNNNNNNNNNNNNNNNNNNNNNNNNNNNNNNNNNNNNNNNNNNNNNNNNNNNNNNNNNNNNNNNNNNNNNNNNNNNNNNNNNNNNNNNNNNNNNNNNNNNNNNNNNNNNNNNNNNNNNNNNNNNNNNNNNATCTATGACTGGCATACAGCTAGTTTCCAGGGCCGGAATAACTACTGCAAGACGGATCCGGATGCCACTTTTATGCACATGAAGGATGATCATATGAGGAATGCCCAGCTGAAACCTGGATATAACGTCCAGATCGCAGTGGACAGCGAATACATTGTGGCAGCTGGGATTTTTCAGGATCGGAATGATGTATGGACACTGGTGCCGTTTCTGAAAAACATGGAAGTGAACCTGGGATTTCGATATCCCAGTGTGACTGCGGATTCGGGGTATGAAAGCGAAGAGGCTTATGAATATCTGAAAAGCCAGGGTCAGATCCCTTACATCAAACCGCAGACCTACGAAAAATGGAAAAAGAGAAGTTTTAAGAAAGACATCAGCAAACGGGAAAATATGGCGTATAAGGAAGAGACAGACACCTACACCTGNNNNNNNNNNNNNNNNNNNNNNNNNNNNNNNNNNNNNNNNNNNNNNNNNNNNNNNNNNNNNNNNNNNNNNNNNNNNNNNNNNNNNNNNNNNNNNNNNNNNNNNNNNNNNNNNNNNNNNNNNNNNNNNNNNNNNNNNNNNNNNNNNNNNNNNNNNNNNNNNNNNNNNNNNNNNNNNNNNNNNNNNNNNNNNNNNNNNNNNNNNNNNNNNNNNNNNNNNNNNNNNNNNNNNNNNNNNNNNNNNNNNNNNNNNNNNNNNNNNNNNNNNNNNNNNNNNNNNNNNNNNNNNNNNNNNNNNNNNNNNNNNNNNNNNNNNNNNNNNNNNNNNNNNNNNNNNNNNCTGCTGTGCCTGGGGTATAATCTGAATAAATTGCATGCTAAGATCCAAAATGGCCGGACAGGAAGCCATCTGTTTGAAGTAAAAACTGCATAGAAAAATCATAAAACCGAAAGGTTTTATTAAAGTACGGCAAAAATCCGGCGATCTGCTCTGAAACCATAGGGAGCGCCGGATTTTTTGCTGTAACAAGCAGAAGTGCCGCTCAATCATCTATTTTGATGATTTTGCGACACTCCCTTCTTTCCCCAATTCTTTAAAAAAATTTCGCTGGACAAAATCCAATCATATGTTATAATGTTCGGGATAACCTGACGAAAGAATAAAAAATACCAGCTTACAAGGAGGCAAGTATGGAAAACAGAAGAATTATCCAGGTAGAGGAAAAGGTTCCCTTTAACCTTCTCGTCCCCCTGAGCATCCAGCACATGTTCGCCATGTTCGGCGCATCTGTCGTGGTTCCGTTCCTGTTCGGCATCAATCCGGCCGTTGTTTTATTCATGAACGGCATCGGCACCTTACTTTTCATTTTTGTTACCAAGGGCAAAGCTCCCGCCTATCTTGGTTCCAGTTTCGCATTTCTCGCACCGGCAGGCATTGTCATTTCCCAATTCGGATATGAATACGCCTTAGGTGGTTTCGCAGCAGTCGGCTTCTGCGGCTGTATTCTCGCATTTATTATTTACAAAGTCGGATACAAATGGATCGATATCGTACTTCCGCCGGCAGCCATGGGCCCCGTTGTTGCCCTGATCGGGCTTGAGCTCTCCGCCAACGCCGCTGACAATGCCGGACTTTTAGCGGAAACCATCAATCCGGCAAACGCCATCGTATTCTTCGTGACGCTCGGTTTTGCCGTGTTTGGTTCCGTGCTGTTCCGCGGCTTCCTCTCGATCATCCCGATCCTGATTGCCGTCATTGCCGGATATATTTCCGCCATCGCCTGCGGCCTCGTGGACTTCAGTGCCGTTGCAGCCGCCCCGATTTTTGCAATCCCTAACTTTTCCACTCCGAAATTCAGCCTGGAGGCCATTTTAATCATTCTCCCGGTTCTCTTAGTCATCACCTCGGAGCACATCGGCCATCAGGTCGTCACCAGCAAAATCGTCGGCCGCGATCTCTTAAAGGATCCGGGACTTCACCGCAGCCTGTTTGGAGATAACTTCTCCACCATGCTCTCCGGTTTAATCGGTTCCGTGCCGACCACCACATACGGCGAAAACATCGGTGTCATGGCCGTCACGAGGGTTTACAGCGTCCAGGTCATCGCCGGCGCAGCCGTGCTTTCCATCATCTGCTCCTTCATCGGAAAGCTGTCCATGTTAATCCAGACCATCCCCGGCCCCGTCATCGGCGGAATCTCCTTCCTTCTTTACGGAATGATCGGTACCTCCGGCCTGCGGATCCTCGTGGATTCCAAGGTCGACTATTCCAAGAACAGGAACCAGGCCCTGACCGCCGTAATCTTCGTAACCGGCCTTTCCGGCATCAGCGTAAGCTTCGGCAACGTCCAGCTCACCGGCATGGTTCTGGCCTGCGTCACCGGCATGATCTTAAGCCTGATCTTCTATGCCTTCGACAGGCTCCATCTGACAAACGACCAGGAATAGGATTCCTTCCATAGACATATCGCCCGCCCTGCCAGGAAAGACGGCAGGGCGGGCTTTTTATGGAGCCGGGCCTGCCGCGGCTGTACCGGAGTTCCTGAAATAGCCTGCTTCCTTTTCCGTTCATATTTCGTTCAAAAACTCTTCAAAATCTTTTTACACAATACACATGTTTTCTTCATGATTACCATATATAGTATAACCATAAACAGATAACATCTAATAGAGATGCTGCTTATAAGATTTTTTTCATAATACTCGAGCTGATATAACAGCTATCAGCTCTCCTCCCTTTTTCAAATAATCATTTTGTGAGAAAAGCACCCGGCGGGGTGCTTTTTTCATGCGGTGATAATCTCCGGTGTGGGCGCACGCCAGGCGCACCTTTGTCCTTTCTACTCCCCGCTTCCAGGCGCCCGCACCTCCCGCACAAGAATCACCAGTGCCAGAAGGTTCGGCACGGCCATCAGCCCATTAAAAATATCGGAAACCTCCCAGACCGCCTCCATGGGCCCCATGCCCCCGAGGAACACGGCCCCCAGGTACCCGAAAAAATACACGCCTGCCAGGTTTCTTCCAAGCTTACTCCCCAGGTACGATGCCGCCTGTTTTCCCATATAATACCATGCAATGATCGTCGCAAACGCAAACAGGGCCACGCACATGGACACGGTATAGCCGCCCAGGTTCCCAAGGCCCATGGAAAAGCAGCTTCCGGTCAGGGCTGCCCCATTTCCGAGAAAGTCCGCCAGCCCGTTCCCCATGGTGCAGAGAATCACCAGCGCCGTCATGGTGCAGCTCACAATCGTGTCAAAAAACACCTCAAAAATCGCCCACTGCCCCTGCACCCCCGGCGGCGCCTGCTCGGCGCTCCCGTTTAAGACTGCCATGCTGCCGAGTCCTGCCTCATTGGAAAACACGCCGCGGGCGACGCCGTAGCGGACACACTGGAGCACGCCGTAGCCGGATACTCCTGCCGCCGCCTGACGGAAGGAAAACGCTTCGGAAAAAATCTGCCCGAAGGCCGCCGGAAGCTTTTCACGGAACAGCACGATCACAAACACACAGGCCGCCATATAGATGGCCGCAGAAACTGGAACCAGCCGTTCCGCCGTCCCGGCGATCCGCTTTGCACCGCCGCCGATGATGAAGCCGCAGACCACCGTCAATACGGCGGCTGCGATGAGCGGAGGGAGAGAAAAATTGAACTCCAGAGTCTCTGAGATCGCGTTGGCCTGTACCATGCTGCCCATGCCGAAGGACGCCGTCATGCAGAGAAAGGCATACAGCATGGCCGCTGCCCGGCTTTTCACGCCCTTTTCCAGATAAAGCATCGGCCCCGCCATCCAGCTTCCGTCTGCGCCCTTCTCCCGGTAGCGGATTCCCAGCTCTGTCTCGCCGTAGGCCGTCGCCATGCCGATGAACGCCGACACCCACATCCAGAAAATTGCCCCCGGCCCGCCGGCCAGAAGCGCCGTGGCAACACCGGCGATGTTCCCCGTCCCGATGGTAGCTGCAAGGGCAGTGCAGGCCGACTGGAACTGGGTGATTCCGCCGTCCACTCCCGTCTCCTTCTTTTGAAGCAGGCTCCCCGCCGTCGCCCGCCACCACCGCGGGAACTTAAGAAGCGGGAACAGGCCAAGGCGCAGACTGTAAAGGAGCCCGACACCAAGGAAAAGAGCCAGCATTCCAGATCCCCAGATTGCCTCGTGA comes from the Eubacteriaceae bacterium Marseille-Q4139 genome and includes:
- a CDS encoding carboxylesterase family protein, yielding MAILKVLTKYGTVVGVPGKNARNTVFRGVPYAQPPVGALRFAPPREPIPWDGELFCTEYSASSIQREPVSPSIHTVSEDSLYLNIWTPAESPEEKLPVMFWIHGGGFIAGSGTSPNFSGEALNAHGVILVTINYRLGALGYLALPELLERDGTTGNYGLLDQIAALKWVHENIAAFGGDPDNITVFGFSAGGMSTRMLMCSPLSRGMISKIIVESGGGITDSDYYRPLSEKMDICVRGMKKLGWTLSDLMEKDAREIFSALHDATADELEPWEKSVFQPDVDDWSLLDTPGVSLWKGDCADVPVMAGSVTGDNGWIKIVRHEVTDESMIPAFVYSRGVSWAARQAETGRRPLYTYHFERTQPKKYWASEANKTPHGSEIPYVMGTINPEEFGEYDFELSRMMTAYWANFAKTGNPNGPGLKNWPLYTLDEPVSMHFTDTGYQAEPLAKTESEKRAIRFVTDHPGVIRSLKGL
- the uraA gene encoding uracil permease, which gives rise to MENRRIIQVEEKVPFNLLVPLSIQHMFAMFGASVVVPFLFGINPAVVLFMNGIGTLLFIFVTKGKAPAYLGSSFAFLAPAGIVISQFGYEYALGGFAAVGFCGCILAFIIYKVGYKWIDIVLPPAAMGPVVALIGLELSANAADNAGLLAETINPANAIVFFVTLGFAVFGSVLFRGFLSIIPILIAVIAGYISAIACGLVDFSAVAAAPIFAIPNFSTPKFSLEAILIILPVLLVITSEHIGHQVVTSKIVGRDLLKDPGLHRSLFGDNFSTMLSGLIGSVPTTTYGENIGVMAVTRVYSVQVIAGAAVLSIICSFIGKLSMLIQTIPGPVIGGISFLLYGMIGTSGLRILVDSKVDYSKNRNQALTAVIFVTGLSGISVSFGNVQLTGMVLACVTGMILSLIFYAFDRLHLTNDQE
- a CDS encoding sodium:alanine symporter family protein produces the protein MIHILHEAIWGSGMLALFLGVGLLYSLRLGLFPLLKFPRWWRATAGSLLQKKETGVDGGITQFQSACTALAATIGTGNIAGVATALLAGGPGAIFWMWVSAFIGMATAYGETELGIRYREKGADGSWMAGPMLYLEKGVKSRAAAMLYAFLCMTASFGMGSMVQANAISETLEFNFSLPPLIAAAVLTVVCGFIIGGGAKRIAGTAERLVPVSAAIYMAACVFVIVLFREKLPAAFGQIFSEAFSFRQAAAGVSGYGVLQCVRYGVARGVFSNEAGLGSMAVLNGSAEQAPPGVQGQWAIFEVFFDTIVSCTMTALVILCTMGNGLADFLGNGAALTGSCFSMGLGNLGGYTVSMCVALFAFATIIAWYYMGKQAASYLGSKLGRNLAGVYFFGYLGAVFLGGMGPMEAVWEVSDIFNGLMAVPNLLALVILVREVRAPGSGE
- a CDS encoding MATE family efflux transporter, yielding METIGTDFTKGNISHLLIAFMIPFLLANLLTDLYNMVDMIIIGRFVGSTGIVAVTLGGKLLSMCTNISVGLAAGGQIYIAQQIGAGSVKKDVSAAIGTLFSYLAVLSFAAGLLSFLFSETVLRLLDTPEASFNAALSYFRITSAGMPLVFGYNAVSSVLRGMGDSKRPLLFIAIAALTNLILDLVFVVVFRMGAAGTALATVIGQGFAFSFSILYLYRHRELFLFDFKVKSFRIDIQKLKIMMAIGVPMALQTILIQGTQLVILRFVNGLGVAASAAYGIVEKIITMSSIVTQSIKSAGGSIAGQNIGAGFYERVKETLYAALKITLLAAAFLSTVFLLFPETIFGIFTEDPAVMAYAPSIMLVAASCCGLSALMGCYDIITTGTGNSKLSFLAGVLDGVVFRLALCWLFGIHLNMGVVGFFMGNSFARIGPILVHASYYYSGAWKRRKRLVDD
- a CDS encoding GntR family transcriptional regulator; its protein translation is MCAKAPKYIEVYSKIRQAILTGEFPAGSFLPTENELMELYDVSKTTVRHAVKLLREHDLVEVRQGSGTKVLPVEQQTVIHSKYHNPGSSTNVVIHYTTHGKGEVNNTKAVIDLVPADETAAAALEIPAGSMVYRLQRLQLIDGTVFGYMVNYIPQSLAPDLNTRGELLTDLYGFLFRNYGIRVTEIRETVDARVAGFMEAQYLQVDINTPLVLLRRIAAGDTAPVEYCETTVRPDIFHMTVTVDKPGTADSQPYL